The Tistrella mobilis genome window below encodes:
- a CDS encoding cisplatin damage response ATP-dependent DNA ligase — MRRFADLLDRLILTPSRTTKLRLIGDYFAHTPDPDRGWALAALAGTLDLRAARPSAIRELIGSRTDPVLFALSYDYVGDLAETAALMWPEPAATAPGRNDPGVRLSDVAETLAAAPSAATAMRSLAGWLDGLDTTGRWALLKLATGGLRVGVSAGLAKAAFAAWAKLDSEAVEEVWHGLEPPYEALFAWATGTGPRPDPRGLPHFRPFMLATPAELADLAPLDPSDFSAEWKWDGIRAQMVAAGGEIRLYARSGDEIGRGFPDLLDAWPFGEAAVDGELVVMGPDGQPAPFAELQKRINRRTVGATMLKSLPAHLRLYDLLAKGGVDLRPHPFTERRAALEALVAAHPSPRFDLSPLVAFSSWAELDRLRADPPAATIEGVMLKRRDTPYLAGRPRGPWFKWKRAPLTLDVVLMYAQRGHGRRSSYFSDYTFGVWRDDETLVPVGKAYSGFTDQELVALDRWIRRNTTERFGPVRAVAPGLVLEVAFDSVQRSPRHKSGLALRFPRIARIRWDKPAAEADRLETAAGLVAGSPAAAIT; from the coding sequence ATGCGCCGCTTCGCCGACCTGCTCGACCGCCTGATCCTGACGCCCTCGCGCACCACCAAGCTGCGCCTGATCGGCGACTATTTTGCCCACACCCCCGACCCCGATCGTGGCTGGGCCCTGGCGGCACTGGCCGGGACACTCGACCTGCGCGCCGCCCGCCCCTCGGCCATCCGCGAGCTGATCGGCAGTCGCACCGATCCGGTGCTGTTCGCGCTGTCCTATGACTATGTCGGCGATCTGGCCGAAACCGCGGCACTGATGTGGCCCGAACCCGCGGCCACGGCCCCCGGCCGCAACGATCCGGGTGTGCGGCTGTCGGACGTCGCCGAAACCCTCGCCGCCGCCCCCTCGGCCGCGACGGCCATGCGGTCGCTTGCCGGCTGGCTCGACGGGCTCGACACCACCGGGCGCTGGGCGCTGCTCAAACTCGCCACCGGCGGGCTGCGAGTGGGGGTTTCCGCCGGTCTCGCCAAAGCGGCCTTCGCCGCCTGGGCGAAGCTCGATTCCGAAGCGGTGGAAGAGGTCTGGCACGGGCTGGAACCTCCCTACGAGGCGCTCTTCGCCTGGGCCACTGGCACCGGCCCCCGGCCCGACCCGCGCGGCCTGCCGCATTTCCGCCCCTTCATGCTGGCCACGCCTGCCGAGCTGGCAGATCTGGCGCCGCTCGACCCATCCGATTTCAGCGCCGAATGGAAATGGGACGGCATCCGCGCCCAGATGGTGGCGGCCGGCGGCGAGATCCGGCTCTATGCCCGATCGGGCGACGAGATCGGCCGCGGCTTTCCCGACCTGCTCGACGCCTGGCCCTTCGGCGAAGCGGCGGTCGATGGCGAACTGGTGGTGATGGGGCCGGACGGCCAGCCCGCACCCTTTGCCGAGCTTCAGAAGCGCATCAACCGCCGCACCGTCGGCGCAACGATGCTGAAATCCCTGCCCGCCCATCTCAGGCTCTACGACCTGCTCGCCAAAGGTGGCGTGGACCTGCGCCCGCATCCCTTCACCGAACGGCGCGCCGCCCTCGAAGCCCTGGTCGCCGCCCATCCCTCACCCCGTTTCGATCTCTCGCCCCTGGTCGCCTTCTCAAGCTGGGCGGAGCTGGACCGGCTGCGCGCCGACCCGCCCGCCGCCACCATCGAAGGCGTCATGCTGAAGCGCCGCGACACCCCCTATCTCGCCGGCCGCCCCAGGGGGCCGTGGTTCAAGTGGAAGCGCGCGCCCCTGACCCTGGACGTCGTGCTGATGTATGCGCAGCGCGGCCATGGCCGGCGCTCGTCCTATTTCAGCGACTACACGTTCGGCGTCTGGCGCGACGATGAAACACTGGTGCCGGTCGGCAAGGCCTATTCCGGCTTCACCGATCAGGAGCTGGTCGCGCTGGACCGCTGGATCCGGCGCAACACCACCGAGCGCTTCGGCCCGGTCCGCGCCGTCGCCCCCGGCCTGGTGCTGGAGGTGGCCTTCGATTCCGTCCAGCGCAGCCCGCGGCACAAATCCGGCCTGGCCCTGCGTTTCCCCCGCATCGCCCGGATCCGCTGGGACAAGCCAGCAGCCGAAGCCGATCGGCTGGAAACCGCGGCAGGCCTGGTGGCCGGGTCGCCTGCGGCCGCCATCACCTGA
- a CDS encoding patatin-like protein translates to MTDPISVPCRELRLGIVLYGGVSLAIYMAGITEELHALLRASRDRASDGTPPADAPDPAPTSAIYRDLLDELAKKTVDLRVVVDTIAGSSAGGLNGAVLARAIATGGGVRHMNGFWIDKADITNLKDDPEERAGWLYRMLGRVLLNRFASNLPPQISQGWLIDQVAAFAKGGDGTRTPLDGRKFIRLIGEALNGIGRSPAHLLPDGQRLDLFLTRSDLHGWPRFLPIDGRLHWGRQQERRFPHAMRFETRGGLTGDFDDIFALTYACRSTAGFPIAFAPLRSSDVAEELSAHEGLADFHSRHLGEHLLAGDNRMTGDDWGSRAQMADGGLHDNKPFGPVIDAIGDKPARRQVIRLIAYVEPTPEREVPIPDEVRFAGGALIGRLYHHFRYEPILDDLEAVVERNRVAQELKLLEDETLLAAQDFRSAFPHAPAHSFAPASVAPYERACRRSAAAMLADLINGTLSLPRPSRQAHLIRRIARLYVEADPQAAAAAAAFPRQDRRRRFLVRRANQLYASAADRGAVDAFKSALTDLAEIRPELDRASTCISFDPTSMDDMLADPPTGPGHAAFAALTKAVTPTLRCALAAVTIAANRLTVALDAAVAQVTAGPVATALRGADGLFDLVDLIIAPEMIRHRIEEPQEARIVRISPVDCRSTHRVIDRAMGDDFGAFAGFLSRDARVHDILLGRLNGAERLLDMILDTTGLDRDCAGLLKTHYRTRLFNAITDDLIRIVDETGGLGERTTRLLQRLELLAR, encoded by the coding sequence ATGACCGATCCCATCTCCGTCCCCTGCCGGGAACTCCGGCTCGGCATCGTGCTCTATGGCGGGGTGTCGCTCGCGATCTACATGGCCGGCATCACCGAAGAGCTGCACGCCCTGCTCCGCGCCTCGCGGGATCGGGCGAGCGACGGCACCCCGCCCGCTGACGCCCCCGACCCGGCACCCACCAGCGCCATCTATCGCGACCTGCTGGACGAGCTGGCGAAGAAGACGGTCGACCTCCGCGTCGTCGTCGACACCATCGCCGGCTCTTCCGCCGGCGGCCTCAACGGCGCGGTGCTGGCACGGGCGATTGCGACCGGCGGCGGCGTGCGTCACATGAACGGCTTCTGGATCGACAAGGCCGATATCACAAATCTCAAGGACGATCCTGAAGAGCGTGCCGGTTGGCTGTATCGCATGCTTGGCCGGGTGCTCCTGAACCGCTTCGCGAGCAATCTGCCACCTCAGATCTCGCAAGGCTGGCTGATCGATCAGGTGGCGGCTTTCGCCAAGGGCGGCGACGGCACCAGAACACCGCTCGACGGCCGCAAATTCATCCGGCTGATCGGTGAAGCCCTTAACGGCATCGGCCGGAGCCCGGCCCATCTCCTGCCCGACGGGCAGCGGCTGGACCTCTTTCTCACCCGCAGTGATCTGCATGGCTGGCCGCGCTTCCTGCCGATCGATGGCCGGCTGCATTGGGGCCGTCAACAGGAACGGCGCTTCCCGCATGCGATGCGGTTCGAGACCCGCGGCGGCCTGACCGGTGATTTCGACGACATCTTCGCGCTGACCTATGCCTGCCGGTCGACCGCCGGCTTCCCGATCGCTTTCGCCCCGCTGCGGAGCAGCGATGTCGCCGAAGAACTGTCCGCTCATGAGGGGCTCGCAGACTTCCACAGCCGCCATCTGGGCGAACATCTCCTTGCCGGCGACAATCGCATGACAGGCGATGACTGGGGCAGCCGCGCCCAGATGGCCGATGGCGGGCTGCATGACAACAAGCCCTTCGGCCCGGTCATCGACGCGATCGGCGACAAGCCCGCCCGCCGCCAGGTGATCCGCCTGATCGCCTATGTCGAACCGACACCCGAGCGGGAGGTGCCGATCCCCGACGAAGTCCGCTTCGCCGGCGGCGCGCTGATCGGCCGGCTCTATCATCATTTCCGCTATGAGCCGATCCTGGACGATCTGGAGGCGGTGGTGGAGCGCAACCGGGTGGCACAGGAGCTCAAGCTGCTTGAGGACGAAACCCTTCTGGCAGCGCAGGACTTCCGGTCCGCCTTTCCCCACGCCCCGGCCCACAGCTTCGCACCGGCATCGGTCGCCCCGTACGAGCGGGCCTGCCGCCGGTCGGCAGCCGCCATGCTCGCCGATCTGATCAACGGCACGCTGAGCCTGCCCCGTCCATCCAGGCAAGCCCATCTGATCCGACGGATTGCCCGGCTGTATGTCGAGGCGGATCCCCAGGCCGCGGCAGCCGCAGCGGCCTTCCCCCGCCAGGATCGCCGCCGACGTTTCCTGGTCCGGCGGGCGAACCAGCTCTATGCGTCGGCAGCCGATCGCGGGGCGGTCGATGCCTTCAAATCGGCTCTCACCGACCTCGCGGAGATCCGTCCGGAGCTCGACCGCGCCAGCACCTGCATCTCCTTCGATCCCACATCCATGGATGACATGCTGGCCGATCCTCCCACGGGGCCGGGCCATGCAGCCTTCGCGGCTTTGACGAAGGCAGTTACACCGACCCTGCGTTGCGCCCTGGCGGCCGTCACCATCGCCGCAAATCGCCTGACCGTTGCACTCGATGCGGCCGTGGCCCAGGTCACGGCCGGCCCCGTGGCGACGGCACTTCGGGGCGCCGACGGCCTGTTCGATCTCGTCGATCTCATCATCGCGCCCGAAATGATCCGCCACCGGATCGAAGAGCCGCAGGAAGCAAGAATCGTCCGGATCTCGCCCGTCGACTGCCGCTCGACCCACCGGGTGATCGACCGGGCCATGGGTGATGATTTCGGCGCCTTCGCCGGCTTTCTCTCACGCGATGCCCGGGTGCACGACATCCTGCTCGGCCGGCTGAACGGCGCCGAGCGGTTGCTCGACATGATCCTCGATACAACCGGGCTCGACCGGGATTGTGCGGGTCTGTTGAAGACACACTACCGGACCAGGCTGTTCAACGCGATCACCGACGATCTGATCAGGATCGTGGACGAGACGGGCGGCCTCGGCGAACGCACGACACGGCTGCTGCAACGGCTCGAATTGCTCGCCCGCTGA
- a CDS encoding DUF3429 domain-containing protein → MGGSNVIGKEHGARTGRMPQGPARLATALGIAGLIPFAAGAALALLSDDAAAARAALLAYGAVILSFLGAVHWGLALASGQTETGRAMLRFATSVLPSLLGWAALLLPQVPGFALATAAFALLLAGETLGPLRAGLPGWYLRLRIGLTLGALVALAIGAPIGGGGPA, encoded by the coding sequence ATGGGCGGCAGCAATGTCATCGGCAAGGAGCATGGGGCACGGACCGGCCGCATGCCGCAGGGGCCGGCGCGTCTGGCGACGGCTTTGGGCATTGCCGGGCTGATCCCCTTCGCCGCCGGTGCCGCCCTCGCCCTGCTGTCGGATGACGCTGCGGCTGCGCGTGCCGCCCTTCTCGCCTATGGCGCGGTCATCCTCTCCTTCCTCGGCGCCGTGCATTGGGGGCTGGCGCTGGCATCGGGCCAGACGGAGACGGGGCGGGCCATGCTCCGTTTTGCAACCTCGGTGCTGCCCTCCCTGCTCGGCTGGGCGGCCCTGCTGCTGCCGCAGGTCCCGGGCTTCGCCCTCGCCACCGCCGCCTTCGCCCTGCTGCTTGCCGGCGAAACCCTGGGCCCCCTGCGCGCCGGCCTGCCCGGATGGTATCTCCGGCTGCGGATCGGCCTCACGCTGGGTGCCCTGGTCGCGCTCGCGATCGGCGCGCCGATCGGCGGCGGGGGGCCCGCGTGA
- a CDS encoding ligase-associated DNA damage response exonuclease has translation MPDDIRLPPADPAPPAPRGAGIDWLVPCPEGLYCPPGDFWIDPTRAKPRAIVTHGHADHARPGHAAVLATPETLAIMAARFGPDQVRGQPVRYGERLTVGDVSVMLAPAGHVLGSAQIVITHRGRTAVVSGDYKRRADPTCPAFEPVPCHLFVTEATFALPVFRHPPADGEIAKLLHGLEVFPDRAHLVGVYALGKCQRVIRMIRDAGYDRPIYIHGALAPLSTLYESLGVPLGPLLPVAGRARADLAGELVLAPPGAVADRWARRLPDPLVAVASGWMGVRQRAKQRGAELPLVISDHADWNELLQTLTDLRPEETWITHGREDALAHAAAGMGLHARPLRLAGYGDEDDDAPTGAGGTEG, from the coding sequence ATGCCGGACGATATCCGCCTGCCGCCCGCCGATCCGGCCCCGCCCGCCCCGCGCGGGGCGGGTATCGACTGGCTGGTCCCCTGTCCGGAGGGTCTCTACTGCCCGCCGGGCGATTTCTGGATCGATCCCACCCGTGCGAAGCCGCGCGCGATCGTCACCCACGGCCATGCCGATCATGCCCGCCCGGGCCATGCTGCGGTGCTGGCAACGCCCGAAACGCTGGCGATCATGGCGGCACGCTTCGGCCCGGATCAGGTCCGGGGCCAGCCGGTCCGCTATGGTGAGCGGCTGACGGTGGGCGATGTCTCGGTCATGCTGGCACCCGCCGGCCATGTGCTGGGATCGGCCCAGATCGTCATCACCCATCGGGGCCGGACCGCCGTCGTCTCGGGCGACTACAAGCGCCGGGCGGATCCCACCTGCCCGGCTTTCGAGCCCGTGCCCTGCCATCTGTTCGTAACCGAGGCGACCTTTGCCCTGCCGGTCTTCCGCCACCCGCCGGCGGACGGTGAAATCGCGAAACTGCTCCATGGGCTGGAAGTCTTCCCCGACCGGGCGCATCTGGTGGGCGTCTACGCCCTCGGCAAATGCCAGCGGGTGATCCGGATGATCCGCGATGCCGGCTATGACCGGCCGATCTACATCCACGGCGCGCTGGCGCCGCTGTCGACCCTCTATGAAAGCCTCGGCGTTCCGCTTGGCCCGCTGCTGCCGGTGGCGGGGCGCGCGCGCGCCGATCTGGCCGGGGAACTGGTTCTGGCACCGCCCGGCGCCGTGGCCGATCGCTGGGCCCGGCGGCTGCCCGATCCGCTGGTCGCGGTCGCCTCGGGCTGGATGGGGGTACGCCAGCGGGCGAAGCAGCGCGGTGCGGAACTGCCACTGGTGATCTCGGATCATGCCGACTGGAACGAATTGCTGCAGACGCTGACCGATCTCCGCCCCGAAGAGACCTGGATCACCCATGGCCGCGAGGATGCCCTGGCCCATGCGGCGGCCGGAATGGGGCTCCATGCCCGGCCGCTGCGCCTCGCGGGTTATGGCGACGAGGACGACGACGCCCCGACCGGCGCCGGCGGAACGGAGGGTTGA
- the pdeM gene encoding ligase-associated DNA damage response endonuclease PdeM gives MLSAPHRTALPIGFGGESFLADPSGALIWPRRGTLLVADLHFEKGSAYARKGQLLPPYDSLETLIRLEEVAAAHRVRRILCLGDSFHDQGGPARLDPEDRRRLERLVAAHDWVWITGNHDHGAAAGLGGMVVDELLEAGVALRHEAATTAAPGERLEISGHFHPKAVLRVRGRRLSRRCFAGGRAPCGRNRLVLPAFGAYTGGLNALDPAVARLFAGGFDVWALGESTVHRLPSARLDPDQPRVGGHRPSSGRAAQGAVSGITIGADEA, from the coding sequence ATGCTTTCAGCCCCCCACCGCACCGCCCTGCCGATCGGGTTTGGCGGCGAATCCTTTCTGGCCGATCCGTCGGGTGCGCTGATCTGGCCACGGCGGGGGACGTTGCTGGTGGCGGATCTGCATTTCGAGAAGGGATCGGCCTATGCCCGCAAGGGCCAGCTGCTGCCGCCCTATGACAGCCTGGAGACCCTGATCCGGCTGGAAGAGGTGGCGGCGGCCCACAGGGTCCGGCGGATCCTCTGCCTGGGCGACAGCTTTCACGATCAGGGCGGTCCGGCACGGCTGGACCCGGAGGATCGGCGACGGCTGGAGCGGCTGGTGGCGGCGCATGACTGGGTCTGGATCACCGGCAATCACGACCATGGCGCGGCGGCGGGCCTGGGCGGCATGGTGGTCGACGAGTTGCTGGAGGCGGGGGTGGCGCTGCGCCATGAAGCCGCGACAACCGCCGCACCGGGGGAGCGGCTGGAGATCAGCGGCCATTTCCATCCGAAGGCGGTTCTGCGCGTGCGCGGCCGGCGGCTGTCGCGGCGCTGCTTCGCCGGCGGGCGGGCACCCTGCGGCCGCAACCGGCTGGTCCTGCCGGCCTTCGGGGCCTATACCGGTGGGCTGAATGCGCTGGACCCGGCCGTCGCGCGGCTTTTTGCCGGCGGGTTCGATGTCTGGGCGCTGGGCGAGAGCACGGTGCATCGCCTGCCGTCGGCGCGGCTCGATCCGGATCAGCCGCGGGTGGGCGGGCACCGGCCGTCATCGGGCCGGGCGGCGCAGGGCGCCGTATCGGGCATCACCATCGGCGCGGACGAAGCCTGA
- a CDS encoding ligase-associated DNA damage response DEXH box helicase — translation MSVHEPRLPVLVPDADLPPPAPLPAPVAGWFGARGWTPHPHQLRMLAAAEAGLPVLLIAPTGAGKTLGGFLPALVRAAAGEVAGRLDTIYVSPLKALAADIARNLEQPIAEMGLGLQVGVRTGDTDQRTRERQRRTPPELLLTTPESLALMLSYADAPRIFGRLATVIVDEVHAIAGTKRGDLLALGLARLKSLSPGLRVVGLSATVADEAAVRCWVDPRAVIVRGREAAQAEVSLLIPEGERVPWAGHLARHAMAGVYQAIRDHGTTLVFVNTRAQAELVFQELWHLNEDGLAIALHHGSLAAEQRRKVETAMAEGRLRAVVATSSLDLGIDWAAVDLVMQIGAPKGVSRLVQRIGRANHRLDLASKAILVPANRFEVLECRAALEAVAEGELDGEPPRPGALDVLAQHVLGTACMAPFDADALYAEVTGSASYASLDRPTFDAVVDFVATGGYALRAYDRFRRIEQDEAGRWRVAGPVAARQYRMNVGTIVEMPMLNVRLTRSGGRGMGGRMLGRIEEWFVQGLVPGDSFVFAGELLVYEALRETDVLVSRGRGGDPKIPSYGGGRFPISASLARRVRAMLSDPAHREVLPPAVAEWLAMQDLRSELPGPDGLLVETFPRAGRWFLIAYGFAGRNAHQTLGMLLTRRMERMGFRPMGFVANDYAIAIWSLDEPEQIEALFGQDMMGEDLEAWMAESSMLRRTFRNVAVISGLIEQRHPGREKTGRQVTFSSDLIYDVLRRHQPDHVLLKATWADAAGGLTDLGRLNDMLVAVQGRILHRALPKVSPLAVPLLLEVGRESVPGQADDDLLGEAAALIKDATHG, via the coding sequence ATGAGCGTGCATGAACCCCGTCTGCCGGTACTGGTGCCGGATGCCGACCTGCCCCCGCCCGCGCCGCTGCCTGCGCCGGTGGCGGGCTGGTTCGGCGCGCGCGGCTGGACCCCGCATCCCCATCAGCTGCGCATGCTGGCGGCCGCGGAAGCGGGGTTGCCGGTGCTGTTGATCGCACCCACGGGGGCGGGCAAGACGCTGGGCGGCTTTCTGCCCGCGCTTGTCCGGGCGGCGGCGGGGGAGGTGGCCGGCCGGCTGGATACCATCTACGTCTCGCCGCTGAAGGCGCTGGCGGCCGACATCGCCCGCAATCTGGAACAACCGATCGCCGAAATGGGCCTGGGGCTGCAGGTGGGCGTGCGCACCGGCGATACCGATCAGCGAACCCGCGAACGCCAGCGCCGCACCCCGCCCGAACTGCTGCTGACGACGCCCGAATCGCTGGCGCTGATGCTGTCCTATGCCGATGCGCCCAGGATCTTTGGCCGGCTGGCGACGGTGATCGTCGACGAGGTTCATGCCATTGCCGGCACCAAGCGCGGCGATCTGCTGGCGCTGGGGCTCGCCCGGCTGAAGTCGCTGTCGCCGGGGCTGCGTGTGGTGGGGTTGTCGGCGACGGTGGCGGATGAAGCGGCGGTCCGGTGCTGGGTCGACCCCCGGGCGGTGATCGTGCGCGGGCGTGAAGCGGCGCAGGCGGAGGTATCGCTGCTGATCCCCGAAGGCGAGCGGGTGCCCTGGGCCGGGCATCTGGCCCGCCACGCCATGGCCGGGGTCTATCAGGCGATCCGCGACCACGGCACCACGCTGGTCTTCGTGAACACCCGTGCCCAGGCCGAGCTGGTCTTTCAGGAACTCTGGCATCTGAACGAGGACGGGCTTGCGATCGCGCTGCATCATGGCAGCCTGGCGGCGGAGCAGCGGCGCAAGGTCGAGACGGCGATGGCCGAGGGGCGGCTGCGGGCGGTGGTCGCCACATCCTCGCTCGACCTCGGCATCGACTGGGCGGCGGTGGATCTGGTGATGCAGATCGGTGCGCCCAAGGGCGTGTCGCGGCTGGTGCAGCGCATCGGCCGGGCCAATCACCGGCTGGATCTGGCATCGAAGGCGATCCTGGTGCCGGCCAACCGGTTCGAGGTGCTGGAGTGTCGCGCCGCCCTGGAAGCCGTGGCCGAGGGCGAGCTGGATGGCGAGCCGCCACGGCCGGGCGCGCTCGACGTGCTGGCGCAGCATGTCCTGGGCACGGCCTGCATGGCCCCTTTCGATGCCGATGCGCTGTATGCCGAGGTGACCGGTAGCGCGTCCTATGCTTCGCTCGACCGCCCGACCTTCGATGCGGTGGTCGATTTCGTCGCCACCGGCGGCTATGCGCTCAGGGCCTATGACCGCTTCCGGCGAATCGAGCAGGACGAGGCCGGGCGCTGGCGGGTGGCGGGGCCGGTGGCGGCCCGGCAGTACCGGATGAATGTCGGCACCATCGTCGAGATGCCGATGCTGAACGTGCGGCTGACCAGATCCGGTGGTCGCGGCATGGGCGGACGGATGCTGGGGCGGATCGAGGAATGGTTCGTCCAGGGGCTGGTGCCGGGCGACAGCTTCGTCTTTGCCGGCGAACTGCTGGTCTACGAGGCGCTGCGGGAGACCGACGTTCTGGTCAGTCGCGGCCGGGGCGGCGACCCGAAGATCCCGTCCTATGGCGGCGGCCGCTTCCCGATCTCGGCCTCTCTCGCCCGACGGGTGCGGGCGATGCTGTCTGATCCGGCCCATCGCGAGGTGCTGCCGCCGGCGGTTGCCGAATGGCTGGCGATGCAGGATCTGAGGTCCGAGCTGCCCGGCCCTGACGGGCTGCTGGTCGAGACCTTTCCCCGCGCCGGCCGCTGGTTCCTGATCGCCTATGGCTTTGCCGGGCGCAACGCGCATCAGACGCTGGGCATGCTGCTGACCCGGCGGATGGAGCGGATGGGCTTCCGGCCGATGGGCTTCGTTGCCAATGATTATGCCATCGCGATCTGGAGCCTGGACGAGCCGGAGCAAATCGAGGCGCTGTTCGGCCAGGACATGATGGGCGAAGATCTGGAAGCCTGGATGGCGGAGTCGAGCATGCTGCGGCGCACCTTCCGCAATGTCGCGGTGATCTCGGGCCTGATCGAGCAGCGCCATCCGGGGCGCGAGAAGACCGGCCGGCAGGTGACGTTCAGTTCCGACCTGATCTATGACGTGCTGCGCCGCCATCAGCCCGATCATGTGCTGCTGAAGGCCACCTGGGCGGATGCGGCCGGCGGGCTGACGGATCTCGGCCGGCTGAACGATATGCTGGTGGCGGTGCAGGGGCGCATCCTGCATCGGGCCCTGCCCAAGGTTTCGCCGCTGGCGGTGCCGTTGCTGCTGGAGGTGGGGCGCGAAAGCGTGCCCGGCCAGGCCGATGACGACCTGCTGGGCGAAGCCGCCGCCCTGATCAAAGACGCCACCCATGGATGA
- a CDS encoding response regulator transcription factor, protein MADEAEHGMAGTTRADHLHVAIVDDDDLFRESIAQNLVDAGFAVADFPSGPGFLSYLAEGEAPGLILLDWKMPEMNGIEVLRRLRADGCEIPVIFLTVLSDQIYEEAALTSGAVDFVEKSRSFSILRRRIELILGGQKRRAEAAAQGQTGETAGTQADAGAASDVLRNGEIELRVETHRAYWRGQEVPLTVTEFRMVLHMVERAGLDVRYRDLYDLVHGAGFMAGDGSEGYRSNVRTFIKRIRQKFRDLDPDFGQIENYPGFGYRWLDAEQPRSNDATATED, encoded by the coding sequence ATGGCGGACGAAGCTGAACACGGCATGGCGGGAACCACCCGCGCGGATCATCTGCATGTCGCGATCGTTGACGATGACGACCTCTTCCGGGAGTCGATTGCCCAGAATCTCGTCGATGCGGGCTTCGCCGTCGCCGATTTTCCAAGCGGTCCCGGCTTCCTGTCCTACCTCGCCGAAGGCGAGGCGCCGGGGCTGATCCTGCTCGACTGGAAGATGCCCGAGATGAACGGCATCGAGGTGCTGCGCCGCCTGCGTGCCGATGGCTGCGAAATCCCTGTGATCTTCCTGACCGTGCTCTCGGATCAGATCTACGAGGAAGCGGCCCTGACCAGCGGTGCGGTGGACTTCGTCGAGAAGTCGCGCAGCTTTTCGATCCTGCGCCGGCGCATCGAACTGATCCTGGGCGGGCAGAAGCGCCGGGCCGAAGCCGCAGCCCAGGGCCAGACCGGTGAGACGGCCGGCACTCAGGCCGATGCCGGTGCCGCATCCGACGTGCTCCGCAATGGCGAGATCGAACTCAGGGTCGAGACCCACCGGGCCTATTGGCGGGGCCAGGAGGTTCCGCTCACCGTGACGGAATTCCGCATGGTGCTGCATATGGTGGAACGCGCCGGGCTCGACGTCCGCTATCGCGACCTTTACGACCTGGTCCATGGCGCCGGGTTCATGGCCGGCGACGGGTCGGAAGGTTATCGGTCCAACGTCCGCACCTTCATTAAGCGCATCCGACAGAAATTCCGTGATCTGGACCCTGATTTCGGCCAGATCGAGAATTATCCGGGCTTCGGATACCGCTGGCTCGACGCCGAACAGCCGCGGTCGAACGACGCGACCGCGACGGAAGACTGA